Proteins encoded together in one uncultured Flavobacterium sp. window:
- the gldN gene encoding gliding motility protein GldN, with the protein MRVRNFLIAIVWVVGSFASNAQSNLLNAKTADQIGQKKAAQLIADNDKPLAYGYIDDRDVLMGKTVWEIIDLNEKINFPLYFPVDTANIGADRRSLYDVLTKGIRSGKITEVYSDSYFNTKKTLKDIQGALSRIDTTDAGRELINQYPDDYRTHVVKKKVVTGTGKKKAVTYVEQTVGATRTVPAEYILKQDLTAADVTQYKIKGYWYFDKRMSELKYRLLGICPVTPDVYTMNSDEKDYIELFWVFFPNARDVLNEAKAFNDSNSAAPISFDQILNSRHFNSVIYKEENMYGDREIKAYMKDNAQNQLLEAERVKEKIRNFEEDMWNY; encoded by the coding sequence ATGAGAGTAAGAAATTTTTTAATCGCTATTGTTTGGGTTGTCGGAAGTTTTGCTTCTAATGCGCAATCTAATTTACTTAATGCAAAAACAGCTGACCAAATAGGTCAAAAGAAAGCTGCTCAACTTATTGCAGACAATGATAAGCCATTAGCCTATGGTTATATCGATGACAGGGATGTTTTGATGGGGAAGACAGTTTGGGAAATAATTGATTTAAATGAAAAAATCAATTTTCCTTTATATTTTCCGGTAGATACAGCCAATATTGGAGCTGATAGGCGTTCGCTTTATGATGTTTTGACAAAGGGTATTAGAAGCGGTAAAATAACGGAGGTGTATAGTGACAGTTATTTTAATACAAAGAAAACTTTAAAAGACATTCAAGGTGCTTTGTCCCGTATTGATACAACAGATGCAGGTAGAGAGTTGATTAATCAATATCCGGATGACTATAGAACACATGTTGTAAAGAAAAAAGTGGTCACTGGCACAGGTAAAAAGAAAGCTGTTACTTATGTTGAACAAACAGTTGGTGCAACAAGAACGGTTCCTGCGGAATATATCCTAAAGCAGGATTTAACGGCAGCTGACGTTACGCAGTATAAAATAAAAGGGTATTGGTATTTTGACAAACGTATGAGTGAATTGAAATATCGTTTATTGGGGATTTGCCCTGTAACTCCTGATGTCTATACAATGAATAGTGATGAAAAGGATTATATTGAGTTATTTTGGGTTTTCTTCCCAAATGCCCGGGATGTATTAAATGAAGCAAAAGCATTTAATGATAGTAATTCTGCAGCTCCAATTTCCTTTGATCAAATTTTAAATTCGAGACATTTTAATTCTGTTATTTATAAAGAAGAAAATATGTACGGAGATCGTGAGATTAAAGCTTATATGAAAGACAATGCACAAAATCAATTGTTAGAAGCTGAGAGAGTGAAAGAGAAGATTCGTAACTTCGAAGAAGATATGTGGAACTACTAA
- a CDS encoding DUF983 domain-containing protein produces the protein MLKKGSKLNSILTGSCPKCQNESMYSDKNPLHLSKVLKMNENCSHCGLKYQIEPSFFYGAMYVSYGLNVAVGIAAFIVSFVFFKTTIEQSFLAIVITLIVLFPFVLRLSRNLYINMFISYDPQAGKK, from the coding sequence ATGTTAAAAAAAGGATCGAAACTAAATAGTATTTTAACAGGAAGTTGTCCAAAATGTCAAAATGAAAGCATGTATTCCGACAAAAATCCGCTTCATTTATCTAAAGTTCTAAAAATGAACGAGAATTGCAGTCATTGCGGATTAAAATATCAAATTGAACCTTCGTTTTTTTATGGCGCAATGTATGTGAGTTACGGATTAAATGTTGCGGTAGGAATTGCAGCATTTATTGTTTCCTTTGTCTTTTTTAAAACTACTATCGAACAATCATTTTTAGCAATCGTAATCACTTTAATTGTATTGTTTCCATTTGTTCTCAGACTCTCGAGAAATTTATACATTAATATGTTTATTTCTTATGATCCACAAGCCGGAAAGAAATAA
- the topA gene encoding type I DNA topoisomerase: MAKNLVIVESPAKAKTIEKFLGSDFQVESSYGHIADLPSKEIGVDVENGFKPKYEVSPDKKALVSKLKTLSKNAEMVWLASDEDREGEAISWHLAEELKLDTKKTKRIVFHEITKSAILKAIDNPREIDYNLVNAQQARRVLDRLVGYELSPVLWRKIKGGLSAGRVQSVSVRLIVEREREIQNFNAVASYSIVAEFVNEAGKTFKAKLPKNFNTKKEAEDFLNKNIGSQYKVADLETKPTKKSPTAPFTTSTLQQEAARKLYLPVGITMQLAQRLYEAGLITYMRTDSVNLSAEAMSAAEAEIIKSYGKEFSKPRSFTNKSKGAQEAHEAIRPTDMSRHTVNIDRDQARLYDLIWKRTLASQMSDAQLERTNVKIEANNHNEVFTASGEVLLFEGFLKVYLEGHDDDEEEQEGMLPALKVNEKLVNNYITATERYSRPPARYTEASLVKKLEELGIGRPSTYAPTISTIINRNYVEKGTLEGQERNYTQLTLQADKVGEKLLKENTGSDKGKLVPTDIGTIVTDFLVKNFGNILDYNFTAKVEQDFDEIAEGNIDWAIMMQEFYNKFHPNVKEVEANAERESGERILGKDAEGRQVSVRLGKFGPMAQIGEADDEDKKFASLMADQNIGNITLEEALNLFLLPKNLGEYKGEEVEVSNGRYGPYVRHGSVFISLPKGEDPLGVSKERAQELIDEKAIADAPIAVYKGEGVQKGVGRFGPFIKWNGLFVNVSKKYNFDNLSQADVEELIEDKLQKNIDKVLHNWEDEGILVEKARWGRSVITKGKIKIELSKDVDATKLTLAEVQEMIAKKTPAKKAPAKKATTTKKAPAKKPAAKKK, translated from the coding sequence ATGGCAAAGAATTTAGTAATAGTGGAGTCACCTGCAAAGGCGAAAACGATAGAGAAATTTCTAGGAAGTGATTTTCAGGTGGAGTCAAGTTATGGACATATAGCCGATTTACCATCAAAGGAAATAGGAGTAGATGTAGAAAATGGTTTTAAGCCTAAATATGAAGTTTCTCCAGACAAAAAAGCTTTAGTAAGTAAGCTGAAAACACTATCTAAGAATGCCGAAATGGTTTGGTTAGCAAGTGATGAGGACCGCGAAGGAGAAGCTATTTCATGGCACTTGGCGGAAGAACTAAAACTAGATACTAAAAAAACAAAGCGAATTGTTTTTCACGAAATTACAAAGTCAGCGATTCTTAAAGCAATCGACAATCCAAGAGAAATTGATTATAATTTAGTAAATGCACAACAAGCACGTCGTGTTTTAGACCGTTTAGTGGGGTATGAATTATCTCCTGTTTTATGGAGAAAAATTAAAGGCGGACTTTCTGCCGGACGTGTTCAGTCAGTTTCAGTTCGTTTGATTGTTGAGAGAGAACGCGAAATACAAAATTTTAATGCAGTTGCGAGTTATTCTATCGTAGCAGAATTTGTAAATGAGGCAGGGAAAACTTTCAAAGCCAAATTACCAAAGAACTTCAATACTAAAAAAGAAGCCGAAGATTTTTTAAATAAAAACATCGGATCACAATATAAGGTAGCCGATTTAGAAACTAAACCTACCAAAAAATCTCCAACAGCACCTTTTACAACTTCTACATTGCAACAAGAAGCAGCCAGAAAATTGTATTTACCGGTTGGAATCACAATGCAGCTTGCACAGCGTTTATACGAAGCCGGACTTATTACTTATATGAGAACGGACAGTGTGAATCTTTCTGCTGAAGCAATGAGTGCTGCTGAAGCTGAAATCATAAAATCATACGGAAAAGAATTCTCAAAACCTCGAAGTTTTACCAACAAAAGCAAAGGAGCACAAGAGGCGCACGAGGCAATTCGTCCAACAGATATGTCTCGTCACACGGTAAATATTGATCGTGATCAGGCTCGTTTGTATGATTTGATCTGGAAGAGAACATTGGCATCTCAAATGAGCGATGCACAATTAGAAAGAACAAATGTAAAAATTGAAGCTAATAATCACAATGAAGTTTTTACAGCTTCTGGTGAAGTTTTACTTTTTGAGGGTTTCTTAAAAGTTTACTTAGAAGGTCATGATGACGATGAAGAGGAACAAGAAGGAATGTTGCCTGCGCTAAAAGTAAACGAAAAATTAGTTAACAACTATATCACAGCGACTGAAAGATATTCAAGACCACCGGCTCGTTATACAGAAGCTTCATTGGTTAAGAAATTAGAAGAATTAGGAATTGGACGTCCGTCTACGTACGCACCAACAATTTCGACTATTATCAACAGAAATTATGTTGAAAAAGGAACTCTTGAAGGTCAGGAACGTAATTATACGCAACTTACTTTGCAAGCCGATAAGGTAGGAGAGAAGTTGTTAAAAGAAAATACAGGTTCAGATAAAGGAAAGTTAGTTCCTACAGATATCGGAACTATTGTTACAGATTTCTTAGTTAAGAACTTTGGGAATATTTTAGATTATAATTTTACTGCAAAAGTAGAACAGGATTTTGATGAAATTGCCGAAGGAAATATCGACTGGGCAATTATGATGCAGGAATTCTACAATAAATTTCACCCAAATGTAAAAGAGGTTGAAGCTAATGCAGAACGTGAAAGCGGAGAAAGAATTCTTGGAAAAGATGCAGAAGGAAGACAAGTTTCTGTTCGTTTAGGAAAATTTGGACCAATGGCTCAAATTGGAGAAGCAGATGACGAAGATAAAAAGTTTGCCAGTTTAATGGCAGATCAAAATATTGGAAATATTACACTTGAAGAAGCTTTAAATTTATTTTTATTACCTAAGAATTTAGGTGAATATAAAGGAGAAGAAGTAGAGGTGAGTAATGGTCGTTATGGGCCTTATGTACGTCACGGAAGTGTATTTATTTCGTTGCCAAAAGGAGAAGATCCGCTTGGAGTTTCAAAAGAAAGAGCACAGGAATTAATTGATGAAAAAGCAATTGCTGATGCGCCAATCGCGGTTTATAAAGGAGAAGGTGTTCAGAAAGGTGTGGGACGTTTTGGCCCATTCATTAAATGGAATGGTCTTTTTGTAAATGTTAGCAAAAAATACAATTTCGATAATTTATCACAAGCAGATGTCGAAGAACTAATTGAAGATAAATTACAAAAGAATATAGATAAAGTGCTTCACAATTGGGAAGACGAAGGAATTTTGGTTGAAAAAGCGCGTTGGGGACGCTCGGTTATTACAAAAGGTAAAATCAAAATTGAATTAAGTAAAGATGTTGATGCTACAAAATTGACATTGGCCGAAGTTCAGGAAATGATTGCCAAAAAGACACCGGCAAAGAAAGCACCAGCAAAAAAAGCAACAACAACTAAAAAAGCTCCAGCTAAAAAACCAGCTGCTAAAAAGAAATAA
- a CDS encoding FAD-binding oxidoreductase — translation MLDYLIVGSGLAGISFVEIAIKNNKSILVIDDKSRTSSRVAGGLYNPIILKRFSEVWKAEEQLVLMEEFYKTIEDKLQTKVNFKLPILRKFFSIEEQNNWFSASDKPLLAPFLSTKLVFKKYFGIDSPFDYGEVLHTGYVDTNLLLDKYQKYLIENELLLQESFDYSKIDFQNDYVQYKEYKTKNIIFAEGFGLHSNPFFQDLPLDGTKGELLIIKAPELDLDVIVNTSVFILPLGNDLFKVGATYNWKDKTGLPTEEGKIELVDRIKEIINCNFEIVSHFGGVRPTVRDRRPIIGTHNQHKSLHLLNGLGTRGVMLGPAMAKDLFEFIENKIALDPTIDINRFYKKRK, via the coding sequence ATGCTTGATTATTTAATTGTCGGATCTGGATTAGCAGGGATTTCATTTGTTGAAATAGCCATTAAAAACAATAAATCTATTTTAGTTATAGATGATAAATCTCGAACTTCATCCAGAGTAGCTGGAGGTTTATACAATCCGATAATTTTAAAGCGTTTTAGTGAAGTTTGGAAAGCAGAGGAGCAATTAGTTCTAATGGAAGAATTCTACAAAACAATTGAGGACAAATTACAAACAAAAGTCAATTTTAAGCTTCCTATTTTAAGGAAATTTTTCTCAATTGAGGAACAGAATAATTGGTTTTCGGCTTCAGATAAACCTCTTTTAGCACCATTTCTCTCTACAAAATTAGTTTTCAAAAAATATTTCGGAATAGATTCTCCTTTTGATTATGGAGAAGTATTACATACCGGTTATGTTGATACGAACCTTTTGTTAGATAAATATCAAAAATATTTAATCGAGAATGAATTATTGCTTCAGGAATCATTTGATTATTCTAAAATTGATTTTCAGAATGATTATGTTCAATATAAGGAGTATAAGACTAAAAATATAATTTTTGCAGAAGGTTTTGGATTGCATTCAAATCCATTTTTTCAGGATTTACCACTCGATGGTACCAAAGGAGAACTTTTAATTATAAAAGCACCGGAACTTGATCTAGATGTGATTGTGAACACAAGTGTTTTTATTTTGCCGTTAGGGAATGATTTATTCAAGGTTGGTGCAACATACAATTGGAAAGATAAAACTGGTTTGCCAACAGAAGAAGGAAAGATCGAATTAGTAGATCGAATTAAAGAAATTATCAATTGCAACTTCGAAATTGTTTCGCATTTTGGCGGTGTGCGCCCAACTGTACGTGATAGGCGCCCAATTATAGGGACACACAATCAGCATAAATCATTACATTTATTAAACGGATTAGGGACGCGCGGTGTAATGCTTGGGCCGGCAATGGCAAAAGATTTATTTGAGTTTATCGAGAATAAAATAGCATTAGATCCAACAATTGATATTAATCGATTTTATAAAAAACGAAAATAG
- the gldM gene encoding gliding motility protein GldM, producing the protein MAGGKLTPRQKMINLMYLVFIAMLAMNMSKEVLSAFGLMNEKFESANTSSEQTNAGLLMSLDQKASEAKGEFATAAVTAHQVETASKEFYAYIGSLKGDVLKGFESDKETGKLPYESMDKGDNIDNWFTGEGYTAKGNDVISHIEKYKAAMKSALADKKYAAILGEIEKKFDVSDVKNKEGLKDKYLAYHFKGFPAVASLAKLSAWQNDVQKAESDVYSAALGKAAVAAASYSNYQAIVVLDKNAYFQGEKVTGKVVLGRYDENTKPTSFQGPGQIVNGQAVISLTAGGVGEQNINGQFSFLEDGKNIPLKFAGKYVVVPRPNSATISADKMNVVYRGVVNPISVSFAGVADNKVVASAPGLSSAGKAGKYNMNPGAGTEATISVTGTLPNGDKVSDKKTFRIKGIPGPTGTIRGEMGVVKGPKSNLEIATIGAKLLDFDFEVGLDVIGFNLKIAGQPTVVVSGNKLNAQCKQILSRAGKGDQVTISEIKTKLVGAGSYLLPRTAPVIFEIQ; encoded by the coding sequence ATGGCAGGAGGAAAATTAACCCCTAGACAGAAGATGATTAACCTGATGTATCTGGTTTTCATCGCAATGTTAGCAATGAATATGTCAAAAGAAGTATTATCTGCTTTTGGCTTAATGAATGAAAAATTTGAAAGTGCTAATACATCTTCAGAGCAAACAAATGCTGGTTTATTAATGTCTTTAGATCAAAAAGCTTCTGAAGCAAAAGGAGAATTTGCAACTGCTGCAGTTACTGCTCACCAGGTTGAAACAGCTTCAAAAGAATTTTATGCATACATCGGTTCTTTAAAAGGAGATGTTTTAAAAGGATTTGAAAGTGATAAAGAAACTGGAAAATTACCTTACGAGTCTATGGACAAAGGTGATAATATCGACAACTGGTTTACAGGGGAAGGATATACAGCTAAAGGAAATGATGTTATTTCGCACATTGAGAAATATAAAGCTGCGATGAAATCAGCATTAGCTGATAAAAAATATGCTGCTATTTTAGGTGAAATTGAAAAGAAATTTGATGTTTCAGACGTAAAAAATAAAGAAGGCTTAAAAGATAAATATTTAGCTTACCACTTTAAAGGTTTTCCTGCTGTAGCTTCATTAGCTAAACTTTCAGCTTGGCAAAATGACGTTCAAAAAGCAGAATCTGATGTTTACAGTGCTGCTTTAGGAAAAGCTGCGGTTGCTGCTGCTTCTTATAGCAATTACCAGGCAATTGTTGTTTTAGATAAAAACGCTTATTTCCAAGGAGAAAAAGTAACAGGTAAAGTAGTTTTAGGTCGTTATGACGAAAATACAAAACCAACGTCATTCCAAGGTCCAGGACAAATTGTTAACGGACAAGCTGTTATCTCATTAACTGCTGGAGGTGTTGGAGAGCAAAACATTAATGGTCAATTTTCTTTCTTAGAAGATGGTAAAAATATCCCACTTAAATTTGCTGGAAAATATGTTGTAGTGCCAAGACCAAATTCAGCTACAATTTCTGCTGATAAAATGAATGTTGTTTATAGAGGTGTTGTTAACCCAATCTCTGTATCATTCGCAGGTGTTGCTGACAATAAAGTTGTTGCTAGTGCTCCAGGATTAAGTTCTGCTGGTAAAGCTGGAAAATATAACATGAACCCGGGTGCAGGTACTGAGGCTACAATTTCGGTTACTGGTACATTGCCAAACGGAGATAAAGTTTCAGATAAGAAAACATTTAGAATTAAAGGTATTCCTGGACCAACAGGAACAATTAGAGGTGAGATGGGTGTTGTTAAAGGACCTAAATCTAACTTAGAAATTGCTACTATTGGTGCTAAATTGCTTGATTTTGATTTTGAAGTTGGTTTAGATGTTATTGGATTTAACTTAAAAATTGCTGGACAACCTACAGTTGTTGTTAGTGGTAATAAATTAAATGCACAGTGTAAACAAATTCTTTCTAGAGCAGGTAAAGGAGATCAGGTTACTATTTCTGAAATTAAAACTAAACTTGTTGGAGCTGGTAGTTATTTATTACCAAGAACTGCTCCGGTAATTTTTGAAATACAATAA
- the gldL gene encoding gliding motility protein GldL: MALLSKKAMNFAYGMGAAVVIIGALFKITHFEIGPLTGTLMLSVGLVTEALIFALSAFEPVDAELDWTLVYPELANGQARKKTDKVETPSDAQGLLSQKLDTMLKEAKIDGELMSSLGNSIKNFEGAAKAISPTVDSIAGQKKYAEEMSMAAAQMESLNSLYKVQLESASRNAQANSEIAENASKLKEQMQSMTANIASLNSVYGGMLSAMSNKG; this comes from the coding sequence ATGGCATTATTAAGTAAAAAAGCAATGAATTTCGCTTATGGTATGGGAGCGGCAGTAGTAATTATTGGAGCATTATTCAAAATTACTCACTTTGAAATTGGACCATTAACAGGTACATTGATGCTTTCAGTTGGATTAGTAACTGAGGCATTAATCTTTGCACTTTCTGCTTTTGAACCAGTAGATGCAGAGTTAGATTGGACTCTTGTTTACCCTGAATTAGCTAATGGTCAAGCTAGAAAAAAAACAGATAAAGTTGAAACTCCATCTGATGCCCAAGGATTGTTGTCTCAAAAATTAGACACAATGTTAAAAGAAGCTAAAATTGACGGTGAATTAATGTCAAGTTTAGGAAATTCAATCAAAAACTTCGAAGGAGCTGCAAAAGCAATTTCTCCAACAGTAGATTCTATTGCAGGACAAAAGAAATATGCTGAAGAAATGTCTATGGCTGCTGCACAAATGGAATCATTAAATAGCTTATACAAAGTACAATTAGAAAGTGCTTCTAGAAACGCACAAGCAAACAGCGAAATTGCTGAAAATGCTTCTAAATTAAAAGAACAAATGCAATCAATGACTGCAAACATTGCTTCTTTGAACAGTGTTTACGGAGGTATGCTTTCTGCAATGAGTAACAAAGGATAA
- a CDS encoding formimidoylglutamase has translation MEFDFLEPVNDGILKFISSLSSQELGSKIVLHTQDQFPDISKISIAIVGVLEDRRNSDMANEVSLMAVRKKIYSMFPGNWDASIADLGDILAGDSVEDTYFALKKVTSTLIKNKVIPIVLGGSQDLTYALYRAYDDLEQMVNMVSVDNKFDFGKENETVSANSFLTKIIIDEPNNLFNYCNIGYQTYYNSQEEIDLIEKLFFDAYRLGEISNNIALAEPVFRDADLVSIDLNSVKSSASGNIKSFEPNGFNGKEICSLARYAGISDKVSSFGVFNHNSTAQESGIIAQIVWYFIEGYHYRSKEYPFGSRTNYLKYIVPLEDEELIFYKSDKTDRWWIEIPFESNGHNKLKRNTLLPCSYDEYLSACNQELPERWWKAQRKNAL, from the coding sequence ATGGAATTTGATTTTCTAGAACCAGTTAACGACGGAATTTTAAAATTCATTAGTTCGTTGTCTTCACAAGAATTGGGTAGCAAAATAGTTTTGCATACTCAGGATCAGTTTCCGGATATTAGCAAAATAAGTATTGCTATAGTTGGTGTTTTAGAAGACCGCCGTAATAGTGATATGGCTAATGAAGTTAGTCTTATGGCAGTTCGTAAAAAGATTTATAGCATGTTTCCCGGTAATTGGGATGCTTCTATTGCAGATTTAGGAGACATACTTGCTGGAGACTCTGTAGAGGATACGTATTTTGCATTAAAGAAAGTAACTTCTACTTTAATTAAGAATAAAGTGATTCCTATAGTCCTGGGAGGTTCGCAGGATTTGACCTATGCTTTGTATCGTGCTTATGATGATTTAGAGCAAATGGTGAACATGGTTTCTGTAGATAATAAATTTGATTTTGGTAAAGAAAATGAAACAGTTTCGGCTAATTCTTTTTTAACTAAAATTATAATTGATGAGCCTAATAATCTTTTCAACTATTGTAATATAGGATATCAGACTTATTACAACTCGCAGGAAGAAATTGATCTGATCGAAAAACTATTCTTTGATGCCTATCGTTTGGGTGAAATATCAAATAATATAGCTTTGGCAGAACCTGTTTTTAGAGATGCTGACTTGGTTAGTATTGATTTGAATTCGGTAAAGTCTTCAGCTTCAGGAAATATTAAGTCTTTTGAGCCAAATGGTTTCAACGGAAAAGAGATTTGTTCTTTGGCCAGATATGCCGGAATTAGTGATAAAGTTTCCTCTTTTGGAGTTTTTAATCATAATAGTACAGCACAGGAATCAGGTATAATTGCACAAATCGTTTGGTACTTTATTGAGGGCTATCATTACCGATCAAAAGAGTATCCGTTTGGAAGCAGAACAAACTATTTAAAATATATTGTTCCGCTCGAAGACGAAGAACTTATTTTTTACAAAAGTGACAAAACAGATCGTTGGTGGATCGAGATCCCATTCGAGTCAAATGGTCACAATAAATTAAAAAGAAATACGTTATTACCGTGTTCGTACGACGAATATTTGAGCGCTTGTAATCAAGAATTGCCAGAAAGGTGGTGGAAAGCACAACGAAAAAACGCATTATAG
- the gldN gene encoding gliding motility protein GldN: MKVRHFLIAIVSIAGGFASNAQSNLLNAKTPEQIGLKTPAQLISDNDKPLAYGYVDDRDVLMGKTTWEIIDLNEKINFPLYFPVDTANIGSDRRSLYDVLTKAVKNGKITEVYSDSYFNTKKSMKDIEGALSRIDTTDAGRELINQYPDDYKTHVVKKKVVTGTGKKKVVTYVDETVGATRTVPSEYILKQDLTAADVTQYKIKGYWYFDKRQSELKYRLLGICPVTPDVYTMNSDEKDYIELFWVFFPNAREALHEAKAFNDSNSALPISFDQILNSRRFNAVLYKEENLYGDRAISDYMKDNAQNQLLESERVKEKIRNFEQDMWNY, encoded by the coding sequence ATGAAAGTAAGACATTTTTTAATAGCTATTGTTTCTATCGCAGGAGGTTTTGCTTCTAATGCGCAATCGAATTTGCTGAATGCAAAAACACCTGAACAAATAGGACTTAAGACTCCTGCACAACTTATCTCAGACAACGATAAGCCATTGGCTTATGGTTATGTAGATGATAGAGATGTCTTGATGGGAAAAACTACTTGGGAGATTATTGATTTGAATGAGAAAATCAACTTTCCATTATATTTTCCGGTAGATACTGCTAATATTGGTTCAGACAGACGTTCATTATACGACGTTTTGACGAAAGCTGTTAAAAACGGTAAAATAACTGAAGTGTATAGCGACAGTTATTTCAATACTAAAAAATCTATGAAAGACATCGAAGGTGCGTTATCACGTATTGATACGACAGATGCTGGTAGAGAGTTGATCAACCAATATCCTGATGACTACAAAACTCACGTTGTGAAGAAAAAAGTAGTTACTGGTACTGGTAAAAAGAAAGTTGTTACTTATGTTGATGAAACAGTTGGTGCAACAAGAACAGTTCCTTCTGAGTATATCTTGAAACAAGATCTTACTGCAGCAGATGTTACACAATATAAAATTAAAGGATACTGGTATTTTGACAAACGTCAAAGTGAATTGAAATATCGTTTACTTGGAATTTGTCCTGTAACTCCAGACGTATATACAATGAATAGTGACGAAAAGGATTATATTGAGTTATTTTGGGTTTTCTTCCCTAATGCGAGAGAAGCATTACATGAAGCAAAAGCATTTAACGATAGTAATTCAGCGCTTCCAATTTCATTTGATCAAATATTAAACTCAAGACGTTTCAATGCAGTACTTTACAAAGAGGAAAACTTGTATGGAGACAGAGCAATTAGTGATTACATGAAAGATAATGCTCAAAATCAGTTGTTAGAATCTGAGAGAGTAAAAGAGAAGATTCGTAACTTCGAACAAGATATGTGGAATTACTAA
- the gldK gene encoding gliding motility lipoprotein GldK, which produces MKKFIAFAAMLTLVIGCGKSGDKGELVGVTGGKWHPEKPYGMTLVPGGSFIMGKADADLANVEDAPTKSVTVRSFYMDETEITNSEYRQFVEWVKDSTMRVRLAILADETGQKATGDAKGKKGGSIADYAFNDSEPDKMTAYDKYMYDNYYSVGTKDDPYAGRKLNKKVKLIKDTKAYPDEYYTEVMDSMYLPIEESYNGLRTIDVNKLKFRYSWMDIQAAAKAKVGKRKDFVKTEQVSVYPDTTVWIKDFAYSYNEPMHNDYFWHKAYGDYPVVGVTWKQAKAFCAWRTLNKNSYIKSKKKGRDLVNAFRLPTEAEWEYAARGGLESATYPWGGPYTKSDRGCFLANFKPNRGDYAADEALYTVEAKSYEPNGYGLYNMAGNVSEWTDSAYNPNAYEYVSTMNPNVIDGNNQRKVVRGGSWKDVAYFLQVSTRDHEYADSARSYIGFRTVQDYMGTQTTGSGKKKK; this is translated from the coding sequence ATGAAGAAGTTTATTGCATTTGCAGCAATGTTAACACTGGTAATTGGCTGTGGTAAGTCAGGAGACAAAGGTGAATTAGTTGGTGTTACAGGAGGAAAATGGCATCCTGAAAAACCTTATGGAATGACTTTGGTTCCAGGTGGATCTTTTATAATGGGTAAGGCTGATGCTGATTTAGCTAACGTGGAGGATGCTCCAACTAAATCGGTAACTGTTCGTTCGTTTTATATGGATGAAACCGAAATTACAAATAGCGAATATCGCCAGTTTGTCGAGTGGGTAAAAGACTCTACAATGAGAGTTCGTTTAGCTATTTTAGCTGATGAAACAGGGCAAAAAGCTACAGGTGATGCTAAAGGTAAAAAAGGCGGTAGCATCGCAGATTATGCATTTAATGATTCTGAGCCAGATAAAATGACGGCTTATGATAAATATATGTATGATAATTACTATAGTGTAGGGACAAAAGATGATCCTTATGCAGGAAGAAAATTAAACAAGAAAGTTAAGTTAATTAAAGATACTAAAGCTTACCCAGATGAGTATTATACTGAGGTAATGGACTCTATGTATTTGCCAATTGAAGAATCATATAATGGTTTAAGAACAATTGATGTAAATAAATTGAAATTCCGTTATTCTTGGATGGATATTCAGGCTGCTGCAAAGGCCAAAGTAGGAAAAAGAAAAGACTTCGTTAAAACTGAACAAGTTAGCGTATATCCTGATACTACAGTTTGGATTAAAGATTTCGCTTATTCATATAATGAACCAATGCACAATGATTATTTCTGGCATAAAGCTTACGGAGATTATCCTGTAGTAGGTGTTACATGGAAACAAGCTAAAGCATTTTGTGCTTGGAGAACTTTAAATAAAAATAGCTATATCAAATCTAAGAAAAAAGGACGTGATTTAGTTAATGCTTTCAGATTGCCAACTGAGGCAGAATGGGAGTATGCTGCAAGAGGTGGTCTGGAGTCTGCTACTTATCCTTGGGGAGGTCCTTATACTAAAAGTGACAGAGGTTGTTTCTTAGCAAACTTTAAACCAAACAGAGGAGATTATGCTGCTGATGAAGCTTTATATACTGTTGAGGCTAAATCTTATGAGCCAAACGGATATGGATTGTACAATATGGCAGGAAACGTTTCAGAGTGGACAGATTCAGCTTACAACCCAAATGCATATGAGTATGTTTCTACAATGAACCCTAACGTAATTGATGGAAACAATCAGAGAAAAGTTGTTCGTGGTGGATCTTGGAAAGACGTTGCTTACTTCCTACAAGTAAGTACTCGTGATCACGAATATGCTGATTCTGCAAGAAGTTATATTGGTTTCAGAACTGTACAAGATTACATGGGAACCCAAACAACTGGAAGCGGGAAGAAAAAAAAGTAA